In one Dermacentor albipictus isolate Rhodes 1998 colony chromosome 4, USDA_Dalb.pri_finalv2, whole genome shotgun sequence genomic region, the following are encoded:
- the LOC135899580 gene encoding acetylcholinesterase-1-like, with translation MWVHGILAATALMLSPVIVVPSEARIRDDPNQPFAHTRSGIVRGVRLNVGHRPVDAFYGIPYAEPPVGYLRFRKPRPALPWKGIHYATHKRPPCSQKSWELTQGFTIDASNTTEDCLHLNVWTAARYCFHPNIGLCTTKAVMVFFHGGGFQFGGNSYSVYDARYLALFGDVVVVVPNYRLNVFGFLNANVSDAPGNMGMYDQILALEWIQKNIAMFGGDPDRVTMFGQSAGSVSIGYHLLSPLTRGLFKRVIMQSGTPYWKVPDNTFTGKLKVQQLAVGLGCPVGERGNVLAEPGKVIDCIRSRSRSSIYRAMKDVFGVEEHYMIPAYYSEFLPFEPVLATERGQFQDVDLMIGNVRNEGTGIVDHFFWKIFNFKDYTKITVDEIWFYSLLVFRVILGKNPAPIRELYLNDLNETDSWMALNRLSDAVGDFSLICPSQLFAEAYAKRKNNVYYYIFNHRPSFSVYQPWTGVAHGDELGFVFGFPLLYPQHSTDEERVLSRRMMRIWSTFARTGKPPTVGGQLWPRFTRDHAFHLNINLKNYSHGIDFRKKLCSFWRKYLVPTGSW, from the exons AT GTGGGTGCACGGAATTCTTGCGGCGACTGCACTGATGCTTTCGCCGGTCATCGTGGTCCCTTCCGAGGCCAGGATACGGGACGATCCGAACCAGCCGTTCGCTCACACAAGGTCCGGGATAGTTCGCGGCGTGCGCCTGAACGTCGGCCACAGACCCGTGGACGCTTTCTACGGCATACCTTACGCAGAGCCACCTGTGGGTTACCTCAGGTTTCGCAAGCCTCGGCCGGCGTTACCTTGGAAAGGCATCCACTACGCCACGCACAAGAGACCTCCGTGCTCCCAGAAGTCCTGGGAACTCACGCAGGGTTTCACCATCGACGCGTCGAACACCACCGAGGACTGCCTGCACCTGAATGTGTGGACGGCCGCCCGGTACTGCTTCCACCCGAACATCGGGCTATGCACCACCAAAGCCGTGATGGTGTTCTTCCACGGCGGCGGCTTTCAGTTCGGCGGAAACAGCTACTCTGTATACGACGCCCGATACCTGGCCCTCTTCGGCGACGTCGTGGTGGTGGTGCCCAACTACAGGCTCAACGTGTTCGGTTTCTTGAACGCCAACGTTTCCGACGCACCGGGCAACATGGGCATGTACGACCAGATCCTGGCACTCGAGTGGATCCAAAAGAACATCGCCATGTTCGGCGGGGACCCTGATCGCGTGACGATGTTCGGCCAGAGCGCCGGCTCGGTTTCCATAGGCTACCACCTACTCTCACCACTGACCAGGGGTCTCTTCAAGCGGGTCATCATGCAGAGTGGAACTCCTTACTGGAAGGTTCCGGACAACACCTTCACCGGCAAGCTCAAGGTCCAGCAGCTGGCCGTCGGCCTCGGCTGCCCCGTCGGCGAGCGGGGTAACGTGCTCGCCGAACCCGGAAAGGTCATCGACTGCATTCGTTCCAGGAGCCGCTCGAGCATATACCGGGCCATGAAGGACGTGTTTGGCGTCGAGGAGCACTACATGATCCCGGCCTACTACAGCGAGTTCCTTCCTTTCGAACCTGTCCTGGCCACAGAGAGGGGCCAGTTCCAGGACGTCGACCTCATGATCGGCAACGTCAGGAACGAAGGCACGGGCATAGTGGACCACTTCTTCTGGAAGATATTCAACTTCAAGGACTACACCAAGATCACCGTGGACGAGATATGGTTCTACAGCCTGCTGGTCTTCCGCGTCATCTTGGGCAAGAATCCCGCGCCCATCCGCGAGCTGTACCTGAACGACCTGAACGAGACGGACTCGTGGATGGCGCTGAATCGGTTGTCCGACGCTGTGGGCGACTTCAGCCTCATCTGCCCGTCGCAGCTGTTCGCCGAGGCGTACGCCAAGCGTAAGAACAACGTGTACTATTACATATTCAACCACCGACCCTCGTTCAGCGTCTACCAGCCGTGGACTGGCGTGGCGCACGGCGACGAGCTGGGCTTCGTGTTCGGCTTCCCGCTCCTCTACCCGCAGCACTCGACCGATGAAGAAAGGGTCCTCTCCAGGCGGATGATGCGCATATGGTCGACGTTTGCGAGAACTGG GAAGCCGCCCACGGTCGGGGGCCAACTTTGGCCAAGGTTCACACGTGATCACGCTTTCCACCTGAACATCAACCTCAAGAACTACTCACACGGCATTGACTTCCGGAAGAAGCTGTGCTCCTTCTGGAGGAAGTATCTCGTTCCCACAGGTTCCTGGTGA